Proteins found in one Moritella sp. Urea-trap-13 genomic segment:
- the thrS gene encoding threonine--tRNA ligase: MPVITLPDGAQRQFDNPVSIMEVAADISSGLAKACIAGRINGERVDACDLITEDAAIEIITSKDADGLEILRHSCAHLLGHAIKQLWPNTKMAIGPTIDKGFYYDVEMEEPISEADLAKLEKHMTKLVKTNYQVIKKVVSWQEARDTFEARGETYKVAILDENIGRDETPALYHHEEYIDMCRGPHVPVMKHCQHFKLMSVAGAYWRGNSDNKMLQRVYGTAWTDKKELKEYLQRLVEAEKRDHRKIGKQLDLYHMQEDAPGMVFWHNDGWTIFRELETFIREKLRDFNYQEVKGPQIMDRSLWEKSGHWDKYADGMFCTHSENREYAIKPMNCPGHVQIYNQGLKSYRDLPLRMAEFGSCHRNEPSGSLHGLMRVRGFTQDDAHIFCTEDQIQQEVSDCIKMVFETYATFGFKDIEIKLSTRPENRVGSDETWDKSEKALADALTASGLSYDIQEGEGAFYGPKIEFTLHDCLDRAWQCGTIQLDFSMPEKLGAEYVCENNGRDTPVMIHRAILGSLERFIGILIEEYAGLFPTWISPVQAVVMNITDKQAVFATEFVEKMKKIGIRAKLDLRNEKIGFKIREHTLKRVPYLLVIGDKEVESGEIAVRTRKGVDLGTMKLDDFISKLQTEINSRGKTTLEDSL; the protein is encoded by the coding sequence ATGCCTGTTATTACTCTTCCAGATGGCGCTCAGCGTCAATTTGACAATCCAGTATCGATTATGGAAGTTGCCGCAGATATCAGTTCTGGTCTTGCTAAAGCGTGTATCGCTGGCCGCATTAATGGTGAACGTGTTGACGCATGTGACCTGATCACTGAAGACGCTGCAATTGAAATCATTACTTCTAAAGATGCCGATGGTCTAGAGATCTTACGTCACTCTTGTGCGCATTTACTTGGTCATGCTATTAAGCAATTATGGCCAAACACCAAGATGGCTATTGGTCCTACCATTGATAAAGGCTTCTATTATGACGTCGAAATGGAAGAACCAATTAGTGAAGCTGATTTAGCTAAACTAGAAAAGCACATGACTAAACTGGTTAAGACCAACTATCAAGTAATTAAGAAAGTTGTATCTTGGCAAGAAGCGCGTGATACGTTTGAAGCACGTGGTGAAACTTATAAAGTAGCTATCTTAGACGAGAACATCGGTCGAGATGAAACGCCTGCTTTATATCACCATGAAGAATACATCGATATGTGTCGTGGTCCACACGTACCAGTAATGAAGCATTGCCAGCATTTTAAATTAATGTCTGTTGCTGGTGCATACTGGCGCGGAAACTCTGACAACAAGATGTTACAACGTGTTTATGGTACAGCTTGGACAGATAAGAAAGAGCTTAAAGAATACCTACAACGCCTTGTTGAAGCAGAGAAACGTGATCACCGTAAAATTGGTAAGCAACTTGATCTTTACCATATGCAAGAAGATGCACCAGGTATGGTGTTCTGGCATAACGATGGTTGGACGATTTTCCGTGAGTTAGAAACCTTCATTCGTGAAAAGCTTCGTGACTTTAATTACCAAGAAGTGAAAGGTCCACAAATTATGGACCGTAGCTTATGGGAAAAATCAGGTCACTGGGACAAATATGCAGACGGTATGTTCTGTACTCATTCGGAAAACCGCGAATACGCGATTAAACCAATGAACTGTCCTGGTCACGTACAGATTTATAACCAAGGTTTAAAATCTTACCGTGATTTACCATTACGTATGGCTGAGTTTGGCTCATGTCACCGTAATGAACCATCAGGCTCGTTACATGGTTTGATGCGCGTACGTGGCTTTACACAGGATGATGCACACATCTTCTGTACTGAAGACCAAATACAACAAGAAGTATCTGACTGTATCAAGATGGTTTTCGAAACGTATGCAACATTTGGTTTCAAAGATATCGAAATTAAGCTGTCAACACGCCCTGAAAATCGTGTAGGTAGTGACGAAACTTGGGACAAATCAGAAAAAGCACTTGCTGATGCATTAACGGCAAGTGGCCTAAGCTATGATATACAAGAAGGCGAGGGTGCGTTTTACGGACCTAAAATTGAATTTACCCTACATGACTGTTTAGATCGTGCATGGCAATGTGGTACAATTCAGCTAGACTTCTCAATGCCTGAGAAATTAGGTGCTGAATATGTGTGTGAAAATAACGGTCGTGATACGCCTGTTATGATTCACCGAGCGATTTTAGGGTCTCTTGAGCGCTTCATCGGTATTCTAATTGAAGAATATGCCGGTCTTTTCCCTACTTGGATATCACCTGTTCAAGCTGTTGTAATGAACATTACAGACAAACAGGCTGTTTTTGCTACAGAATTTGTAGAAAAAATGAAGAAAATAGGCATTAGAGCAAAATTAGACTTGAGAAATGAGAAGATAGGCTTTAAAATCCGCGAACATACTTTGAAACGTGTGCCTTATCTTTTGGTTATCGGCGATAAAGAAGTCGAGTCAGGAGAAATTGCAGTACGTACTCGTAAGGGCGTTGATTTAGGTACTATGAAGTTAGATGACTTTATTAGTAAATTACAAACCGAAATCAATAGCCGCGGTAAAACAACTTTGGAGGATTCGTTATAA
- a CDS encoding DUF2797 domain-containing protein: MSYTGHISKMVSTLNADSSVSYQLPLDDTLISLNEFIGKSLTLTHTGNIHCSNCGKKTKKSYSQGHCFVCTRKLASCDMCIMKPETCHYEHGTCRQPEWADDFCMTDHYVYLSNTSALKVGITRHTQLPTRWIDQGATQGLPIFKVKTRLISGLVETALAEFIGDKTNWRTMLKGENADLDLKAEAARLMPLIEEQLGNIEMMYGLDAIEELEEEIVTINYPVTQHPIKIVSHNFDKEPVVSGILQGIKGQYLFFDTGVINIRKFSSYEITLTA; encoded by the coding sequence ATGTCATACACAGGCCATATCAGTAAAATGGTTTCAACTCTTAATGCAGATAGCAGTGTGAGTTACCAGTTACCACTCGACGATACGCTCATTTCGTTAAACGAATTTATCGGTAAATCACTGACTCTGACGCACACCGGCAATATACATTGCTCAAATTGCGGTAAGAAAACCAAGAAAAGCTATTCACAGGGTCACTGCTTTGTTTGTACACGCAAGCTAGCGAGTTGTGACATGTGCATCATGAAGCCAGAAACATGCCATTATGAGCACGGTACGTGCCGTCAACCAGAGTGGGCTGATGATTTCTGTATGACTGACCATTATGTGTACCTTTCAAATACATCAGCATTAAAGGTCGGTATTACGCGCCACACACAACTGCCAACACGTTGGATTGATCAAGGAGCCACACAGGGCCTACCTATATTCAAAGTTAAGACTCGCCTGATATCAGGGTTAGTTGAAACTGCATTAGCTGAATTCATTGGTGATAAAACTAATTGGCGTACCATGCTTAAAGGTGAAAATGCAGACCTTGATTTAAAAGCCGAAGCTGCTCGCTTAATGCCTTTAATAGAAGAGCAATTAGGTAATATCGAAATGATGTATGGTTTGGATGCAATTGAAGAGCTTGAAGAAGAAATAGTGACTATTAATTACCCTGTCACGCAGCATCCAATCAAAATTGTGTCGCACAACTTTGATAAAGAGCCGGTTGTATCAGGTATATTGCAAGGCATTAAAGGCCAATACCTGTTTTTTGATACGGGTGTTATCAATATCCGTAAATTCAGCAGCTATGAAATTACCTTAACAGCTTAA